From a region of the Coffea arabica cultivar ET-39 chromosome 3e, Coffea Arabica ET-39 HiFi, whole genome shotgun sequence genome:
- the LOC113737642 gene encoding L-type lectin-domain containing receptor kinase IV.1-like, whose translation MSFKLVTTVLASFVVHIAASASSPNDVGFIYQGFRSSNLSLDGLAEVTKSGLLQVTNFTKSQMGHAFYPNPINFKNNSNSSAFSFSTHFVFAIVPEVSGRSGHGLAFVIAPTRGLPGGLATIFLGLLNISTNGNADNHVFAVELDTVQNEEFNDINDNHVGIDINSLNSTVSKPAGYHEHEKNSFDNLTLGSSQLMQLWVEYDGVDKRIDVTLAPSKAVKPNTPLLSLSYDLSSLVQQTMYVGFSASTGILAAGTAHFVLGWSFKMNGIAQALDLSRLPNLPRLHSKKVSKFFTLGLPQICIFLLLIVIFGVAYYLRRKRKFAEVLEDWELAYGPHRIKYKDLYIATKGFREKELLGEGGFGQVYKGVLPANNMEVAVKKVSHQTRQGMREFIAEIVSIGRLRHRNLVPLLGYCRRKGELLLVYEFMSSGSLDSYLYNQPKSTLNWSQRLRIIKGVASGLFYLHEEWEQMVIHRDVKASNVLLDSELNGRLGDFGLARLYDHGSLPRTTHVVGTIGYLAPEQSRTGKATTSTDVYAFGAFLLEVICGRRPIDPEAPAEKVVLVDWVDSCWRAGDIFQVVDQNLSTLYVEEEAELVLKLGLLCSHSEPRTRPSMRQVLLYLERSAALPEFSPRGISATGFGFDDITMSLSFSEEKGRSPSLTESVLSCGR comes from the coding sequence ATGTCATTCAAGCTAGTAACAACAGTCCTAGCCTCTTTTGTAGTTCATATAGCTGCTAGTGCTTCATCACCTAATGATGTTGGATTCATCTATCAAGGATTTAGGTCCTCGAATCTAAGCCTTGATGGATTAGCCGAAGTCACCAAAAGTGGCCTCCTACAAGTAACCAATTTTACCAAATCACAAATGGGGCATGCCTTTTATCCTAATCCCATCAATTTCAAGAACAATTCTAATAGTTCAGCTTTCTCCTTTTCCACCCACTTTGTGTTTGCTATCGTGCCTGAAGTCTCTGGCCGAAGTGGACATGGATTAGCTTTCGTGATTGCACCAACAAGAGGCCTTCCAGGAGGGCTTGCCACAATATTCCTTGGCCTCTTGAACATAAGCACCAATGGAAATGCAGATAATCACGTTTTCGCAGTGGAGCTTGACACCGTCCAAAATGAGGAATTCAACGATATCAATGACAACCATGTTGGAATTGACATAAACTCCTTGAATTCTACGGTATCCAAGCCAGCAGGTTACCATGAACATGAGAAGAATTCATTCGATAACTTAACTCTTGGTAGCTCTCAGCTGATGCAACTTTGGGTGGAATACGATGGGGTGGATAAGAGAATCGATGTTACATTAGCTCCAAGTAAGGCTGTGAAACCGAATACTCCTCTTTTGTCTTTGTCTTATGATCTTTCATCACTCGTGCAGCAAACCATGTATGTTGGCTTTTCTGCATCTACTGGTATATTGGCAGCAGGAACAGCTCATTTTGTGCTGGGATGGAGCTTCAAGATGAATGGTATTGCGCAAGCCCTAGATCTCTCCCGGCTTCCCAATCTACCTAGACTTCACTCCAAGAAAGTCTCCAAATTTTTTACCTTGGGACTGCCGCAAATTTGCATATTTTTGCTGTTAATTGTAATATTCGGAGTTGCTTATTATCTGAGGAGGAAGCGGAAATTTGCAGAAGTGCTGGAAGACTGGGAGCTTGCTTACGGACCGCACAGGATCAAGTATAAAGATTTGTATATTGCCACCAAAGGTTTTAGAGAGAAGGAGCTATTGGGGGAAGGGGGATTTGGCCAGGTCTACAAAGGAGTATTGCCAGCAAACAACATGGAAGTTGCTGTCAAGAAGGTATCGCATCAAACAAGACAGGGAATGAGAGAATTTATTGCAGAAATCGTTAGTATTGGACGCTTACGCCACCGGAATTTAGTACCGCTATTGGGCTATTGTCGGCGTAAAGGAGAGCTACTTTTAGTATATGAATTCATGTCCAGTGGTAGTCTGGACAGCTATCTGTACAACCAACCAAAGTCTACCCTCAACTGGAGCCAACGATTGCGAATCATCAAAGGTGTAGCGTCTGGATTATTCTATCTACACGAAGAATGGGAGCAAATGGTGATTCATAGAGATGTAAAAGCTAGTAATGTATTGTTAGATTCTGAACTGAATGGAAGACTAGGAGATTTCGGCCTCGCAAGGCTATATGATCATGGAAGTCTACCTCGAACCACCCACGTAGTTGGAACTATCGGGTACCTTGCCCCAGAGCAAAGTCGAACGGGGAAGGCCACAACGAGCACTGATGTATACGCTTTTGGGGCCTTTTTGCTTGAGGTTATCTGTGGAAGGAGGCCAATAGATCCAGAAGCACCAGCAGAGAAGGTTGTTTTGGTTGATTGGGTAGATTCATGCTGGAGGGCAGGTGATATTTTCCAGGTAGTTGATCAAAATTTGAGTACCCTATACGTGGAGGAGGAAGCAGAATTGGTGCTGAAACTGGGCTTGTTGTGCTCTCATTCAGAACCGAGGACTAGGCCGAGTATGCGGCAAGTTCTGTTGTACTTGGAGAGATCAGCTGCGCTGCCAGAGTTTTCACCTCGGGGCATTTCTGCTACTGGTTTTGGCTTCGATGATATTACCATGTCATTGTCATTTTCTGAAGAAAAGGGTCGTTCACCTTCTCTAACAGAATCTGTTCTGTCATGTGGTCGGTAA